CAACCTCCCAAGTACCGCGTAAATCTACGGCATCTTTGCTTAAGGGCTCGGTACATGAAGCAAGAATCGGTGCTGGGAAATCTTGGCCGTACCCACCCGGCGGAGTATGAGCGGTCGGAATATCTGAGGCCATCACCATGGCTCCAGTATGACAAAAAAACGAGCGCTAAGAGACACCAGCCGCAACGCACAAATGACCAGCGAAATGCTGGTCATTGTGGTGGGCCATGAGGGATTTGAACCCCCGACCCCCTGCGAGTCATGCAGGTGCTCTAGTCGCTTCGCTCCATCGGGTCAATTCAATATTGACCCAAGCCAACTGTGTTTCTGCTGGTCAGACCCTTGCGGGCTGAAATGTTCGGCGAACACCACAAACGGTGTTCGCAACACATTGAAGCCCATTGGCTATTCGATTGGCTATCCAAGGGACGACAAGCATGAGTAATAGAGGGACCACACAACACGGTTCAGGGTCACTATTTTTTGACAAAACAAAAAAACGTTGGGTAGTGATGGCTTCGTTGCCGAATACCGCCGACGGGAAACGTCGTCGGCTTCGGCGAACGTTTCAAACAAAAAGCGAAGCAGCAGCGTTTCTTGCTAAAGGGTGCCGCACCTCTGAGGAAGAAAAACTTGTCCTTGACCCCACCGTTGCTGATTTGTTGACGGGGTGGCAAGGATGGATAAACAGGCGTGTCGAAGCCGGCCAGTTGTCCGCTTCTTCAGCAAATTTGTACGAATTGTGCGCCCGGCATGTCGGCGCTGAATTTGGCGCACAACATGCGAATGAGGTCAGCGTCGACGACGTAGAACGCTTTCTCGCTAAGGCTGGTGCACAGTTTTCTGGTCGCTATGTGGCGATGCAACGCAACACCTTTGACCAGGCGTACCGATGGGGTCAACGCAACCGTCTATTAGTGTGGAACCCTGTCCAACTCTCTCTCAGTCCGAGTCAACAAGCGCACCGTCAAGGCACAGTGTTGACCGCAGAACAGGCGCAGAGGCTCTTAAAAGCCTCTACAGGTGACAGGTTGCACGCTCTGTGGACTGTGATGTTGGGGCTTGGTTTGCGCCCGGGTGAAGCAATGGCTTTGACTTGGCCGTGTATTGACTTGGAGGTGGATCCTTGTGTGGTGCATGTGCGTGCATATTTGCGTCAAGGCCCTGATGGCCCGTTTCTGGGCGAGCCGAAAACACAACGAAGTACTCGTTCTTTGGATACCCCAGTGTTCGTCGCTGATGCGTTGAGAGATCTTTTTGAGTCGCGTCAGAGCCCCGTAGAGCGCGTCTGGAGCGATCTTGTATTTCACACCAGTAAAGGGACCCCGTATGGCCACAGAAACCTGAGGCGCGCGTTAAAACGCCTCTGCGCGAATGCTGATTTACCCGCATTAACGCTTTACGATTTGAGACGCACCGCGGGGAGTTTGCTGGTGGATTCTGGAGCACATTTAGAGTCTGTGGCAGACCTGTTAGGGCATTCAAGCGTGGCGACGACGAGGCGCCATTATGTGCGTGCGGTCCGCCCTACGGTGCCGCATGCTGTCATTTTGGACAGGGTGTTGCTGAAAAAATCCACACAGGTACAGATGCGTTAAAGATTTACTGGTATGAGCGGGTTATGGCAACATCGGCAGAACAGAGGGCTGTGCTACTTCCACCTTCGTTGGAGTTCATGAAGGTTAGATCTGCTGACACAAAAGCCCAGTGGTTCAAAGACCCATCAAAGATTCGTATAAGTGCTCTTTCGCTTACAGTTTCTGGTACGGGTTCGACAAGCCCTTGCATTTCAGACCAGAAGGAGTTTACTGGTGGTGGCCACTGCTCAACTCCACCAACCAATGAATACAGAGAGGCCCCATCCCACGGATAGAACAGGTACGGCACCATGGGGTTTGGTTTGACCACCATCTCGTGAATTGCAGCACGTAGAAAGTCGGAGGCTGACCCACTACCGTAGAGCTCCTCAAAGTCCCAATAAGCTGAGAAACCATGCCACAACTGGCCGTTAAAAGAGTATGAAACGGCGTCCGCCTCTGAGTAAACGGTGTAGTAAAAGGCAGAAAGTCTTTTTTGGCCCTGCGTCGCCCATGGCCGACTTAATAGAAGAAACTCAGTACCCTCTTGCTCAAAACTTGCAGGAATATTTAGTGCATTTGAAGCCTCATACTCCCAGTTTGCAATACCTGCCCATGGAGGATTGTCTGAACTGCGGCTGAACCCGTACTGTGCATACTTATTGTTTCGAGAAATGATTATGCTTGGGAGAAGGGTCTCGCTTGCAAACGTAACTACATCTGGACACTGAAGTTCTATGTTCAGATATTTATCAGTTGATTGCTTAGAATGAATTTCACCAGTAAACGTATTTTGAGTGCTCAATTGGTAGGTCTCAAAAAGGGTTGAATCCCAACCATCTCCAATATCTTCACATGCTTCGTAAAGATAGTTGCAATAGGCAAGCACCCCGATTGGGCTTGGGACGTTAAACCTCATTTCAGGTATCGCAACGTACATTTCATAATGTTGGACAAAAGCAGGAATTCCCTGAGAGGTGTATTCCTGCAACGTTCCGTTGTCAACTGCTGAGGGGTCTTCAGGCTCCCGTAACTGCCCACCCTCAACGTTCCTTTCTTCGCCAGACCATGTTGAAAGTTCGTCTTTGTCGGTTAGTTCTGGTTGCGATTCGGTTAAGTCATTTAAAGGAAATGGGAGAGCACGGTTACGCGATAAAAAATTCGTCTCCTGGTCGGAAGTTGATATCCCAAAAAGCACAAGTGCGGCAAACAGCGTAAGGCCAACAATCTTTGACATGGTTTCAGACATAGTTGCTCCGATCGGTACAATCCTTGCCAATGTCTAGCACAGGCAAGAAAGATTAGTTAATGACCACCCCATGGGGTGGGGTGACACCCTTTGGATTTCCCTAGGTATAGATACAGCGGCTTGGGACTGAACCTCTCATCTCGCACCGATGAAACAGA
The Acidimicrobiia bacterium DNA segment above includes these coding regions:
- a CDS encoding site-specific integrase; its protein translation is MSNRGTTQHGSGSLFFDKTKKRWVVMASLPNTADGKRRRLRRTFQTKSEAAAFLAKGCRTSEEEKLVLDPTVADLLTGWQGWINRRVEAGQLSASSANLYELCARHVGAEFGAQHANEVSVDDVERFLAKAGAQFSGRYVAMQRNTFDQAYRWGQRNRLLVWNPVQLSLSPSQQAHRQGTVLTAEQAQRLLKASTGDRLHALWTVMLGLGLRPGEAMALTWPCIDLEVDPCVVHVRAYLRQGPDGPFLGEPKTQRSTRSLDTPVFVADALRDLFESRQSPVERVWSDLVFHTSKGTPYGHRNLRRALKRLCANADLPALTLYDLRRTAGSLLVDSGAHLESVADLLGHSSVATTRRHYVRAVRPTVPHAVILDRVLLKKSTQVQMR